One Prevotella melaninogenica DNA window includes the following coding sequences:
- a CDS encoding 50S ribosomal protein L19, with translation MKSKPQSTGHITPLSITFLRSVTVDSGKRQGRGALSLLLFFIFFFTLTTRAQTLCVIDGTPLPDSLLDVTIDEMRSDSAKQIVAKRLGLIPPYAIESIQIFSAEEQIKQRKNITFCKSPADIIIIRTNSLAELQWVINGKLKKPRKKLTIIDYKLSPQLITEALPRGIKPTDILSADILTYINDPRQEKHPTIVIKTKCAAPSKAKGN, from the coding sequence ATGAAGAGCAAACCACAATCAACAGGACATATCACTCCCCTCTCCATTACTTTCCTTCGGTCAGTGACCGTTGATTCGGGGAAGAGGCAAGGGAGAGGGGCGCTCTCTCTTCTTCTCTTTTTTATCTTCTTCTTTACTCTCACCACACGTGCCCAGACCTTATGCGTCATTGACGGCACACCCCTTCCCGACTCCCTCCTGGACGTCACCATCGACGAGATGCGGTCGGATTCGGCTAAACAGATTGTGGCAAAAAGACTGGGACTTATTCCGCCCTACGCCATCGAGTCCATACAGATTTTCTCAGCAGAAGAACAAATAAAGCAAAGGAAGAACATCACATTCTGTAAATCACCCGCAGATATTATCATCATACGAACCAACTCGCTTGCAGAACTACAATGGGTAATAAACGGGAAACTAAAGAAACCACGAAAGAAGCTGACTATCATTGATTACAAACTCTCACCCCAGCTTATAACAGAGGCTTTGCCAAGGGGTATCAAACCCACCGACATCCTCTCTGCCGACATCCTTACTTATATAAACGATCCACGGCAAGAGAAACATCCGACAATCGTAATCAAGACAAAATGTGCAGCCCCTTCCAAAGCCAAAGGGAACTAA
- a CDS encoding M3 family metallopeptidase — MKQNLKNVVLAAGLACTALTGQAQKARPKTTQTVSNSLMKQSTLPFNAPDFSRIKGEDYLPAIKAAIAEQRAEIKKITDNKQKPTFANTILAYERSGKDLERISNIFYALVSADKTPEIEKAQGSIVPLMTEFENEIKFNQKFFQRIKYVYDHEYKTLKGEDKKLLEVVYKDFTHAGALLPKEKMARMQEINKELAKLQQEFGDMLPKAANEATVWVSDVKELAGLSETDIAQCKKDAESRGGKAPYCIVITNTTQQPILASLENRGLRERVYNASIHRTDGTGAYNTFPVIVKIARLRAEKAQLMGYKNYASYSLSKTMAKNTDNVYAFLHQMIEAYKPKSEAQTKAIEEYMNKQVNKLTSGQVDKLTGEQLNANNSSTSQPVNSFTALQPYDRFYYSAKMKKDQYSFSDDDVKPYFNLDSVLVNGIFYAAHRVYGLSFRERKDIPTYHKDMKVFDVMDADGKQLALFYCDYFRRPTKRGGAWMSAFLKQSSDRQQKPLIFNVCNYAKAPEGQPTLLTWDETQTMFHEFGHALHGMLSNCKYNTLSGTAVSRDFVEMPSQFNESFASIPEVFNHYARHYKTNEPMPDALREKMLGSLNFLSAYALGENLAATSVDLAWHCLSPSEVPTAEKAPAFEKKVLADMGLLNNQIPPRYSTSYFNHIWGGGYAAGYYSYLWSEVLAANIADYFEAHGALTRKVGDDFRQKILSRGNTRDLMQIFSDFTGLKAPDTKGLLKARGM; from the coding sequence ATGAAACAGAATCTTAAAAATGTTGTGCTTGCCGCAGGACTCGCCTGCACAGCACTTACAGGTCAGGCACAGAAAGCAAGACCTAAGACCACACAGACGGTCAGCAATTCGCTTATGAAACAGAGTACATTACCTTTCAACGCCCCTGATTTCAGCCGTATCAAGGGTGAAGACTATCTCCCTGCTATCAAAGCGGCTATCGCTGAGCAGAGAGCTGAGATAAAGAAGATTACAGACAATAAACAGAAACCTACCTTCGCCAATACCATCTTAGCTTACGAGCGGAGCGGAAAGGACTTGGAACGTATCTCAAACATCTTCTATGCGCTGGTATCGGCTGACAAGACTCCTGAGATTGAGAAGGCACAGGGAAGTATCGTACCACTGATGACGGAGTTTGAGAATGAAATAAAATTCAACCAGAAGTTCTTCCAGCGTATCAAATATGTCTATGACCATGAGTACAAGACGCTCAAGGGCGAGGATAAGAAGCTGTTAGAGGTGGTTTACAAAGACTTCACCCACGCTGGTGCCTTACTTCCAAAAGAGAAGATGGCACGTATGCAGGAAATTAACAAGGAGTTGGCAAAGCTTCAGCAGGAGTTTGGCGATATGCTTCCTAAGGCTGCCAATGAGGCTACCGTATGGGTCAGCGACGTGAAGGAATTAGCAGGACTCAGCGAGACGGATATCGCTCAGTGTAAGAAAGATGCTGAGAGCCGTGGTGGAAAGGCACCTTACTGTATCGTGATTACGAATACCACTCAACAGCCTATCCTTGCAAGTCTTGAAAACCGTGGCTTGCGTGAGCGTGTCTACAACGCTTCTATTCATCGCACAGACGGTACAGGTGCTTACAATACCTTCCCTGTCATCGTGAAGATAGCTCGCTTGCGTGCGGAGAAGGCTCAACTGATGGGTTACAAGAACTATGCTTCTTACTCGCTCTCAAAGACGATGGCAAAGAATACGGATAACGTCTATGCCTTCTTGCATCAGATGATTGAGGCTTACAAACCTAAGTCAGAGGCTCAGACAAAGGCGATTGAAGAGTATATGAATAAACAAGTTAACAAGTTAACAAGTGGACAAGTAGACAAGTTAACAGGTGAACAACTTAACGCAAATAACTCGTCTACAAGTCAACCTGTCAACTCGTTTACAGCTCTCCAGCCCTACGATCGCTTCTATTATTCGGCTAAGATGAAGAAGGACCAGTATAGCTTCTCAGATGATGACGTGAAGCCTTACTTCAATCTTGATTCCGTACTCGTAAATGGTATCTTCTATGCCGCTCATCGTGTCTATGGACTTAGCTTCCGCGAGCGTAAGGATATCCCTACCTATCATAAAGACATGAAGGTGTTTGACGTGATGGATGCTGACGGCAAGCAGCTGGCGCTGTTCTACTGTGATTACTTCCGCCGTCCAACAAAGCGTGGTGGTGCGTGGATGAGTGCCTTCCTTAAGCAGAGTAGCGACCGTCAGCAGAAACCGCTCATCTTCAACGTATGTAACTATGCCAAGGCTCCAGAAGGTCAGCCAACGCTCCTTACTTGGGATGAGACTCAGACGATGTTCCACGAGTTCGGACACGCTCTGCACGGTATGCTTTCTAACTGTAAGTATAACACACTGAGCGGTACTGCTGTTTCACGTGACTTCGTGGAGATGCCGTCACAGTTCAATGAGTCGTTTGCAAGCATACCAGAGGTTTTCAACCACTATGCACGCCATTACAAGACCAACGAACCGATGCCAGATGCCCTGCGTGAGAAGATGTTGGGTTCGCTCAACTTCCTTTCGGCTTACGCATTAGGCGAGAACCTTGCTGCTACCTCTGTGGATTTGGCTTGGCATTGCCTCTCACCTTCTGAGGTTCCGACAGCTGAGAAGGCTCCAGCTTTTGAGAAGAAGGTGCTGGCTGACATGGGTTTGCTTAACAATCAGATTCCTCCACGCTACTCTACCTCTTACTTCAACCACATCTGGGGCGGAGGATACGCAGCTGGTTATTACAGCTACCTGTGGAGTGAGGTGCTGGCCGCTAACATCGCTGACTACTTCGAGGCTCACGGGGCACTGACACGTAAGGTGGGTGATGACTTCCGCCAGAAGATTCTCTCACGTGGTAATACCCGCGACTTGATGCAGATCTTCTCTGACTTCACTGGTCTCAAAGCACCCGATACAAAGGGATTGCTCAAGGCGAGGGGGATGTAA
- a CDS encoding ABC transporter substrate-binding protein, with amino-acid sequence MRQLLVFTLSILLFLSCGNHQKQVADKSEKREKGEKIELQYARNITIERTKDYVVVRLLNPWKAGTVLHTYYLIERGKDVNIPDDGTKVVIPLRKSVIFTTAHANLVEMLQAQKAIAGVADLKYMIIPDIQKRARIKGGIVDCGDAMKPDVEQIIDLNADAILLSPFENNGGYGRLEQIGVPIIECADYMERSALGRAEWMKFYGILFGREQEADSLFAIVKQNYKSLSQKASQSKITRSVLPDRKVGAVWYLPGGESSVGLLYKDAHGRYAYSNDKHSGSLAMPFETILDKFAQSDFWILSYNGNFNRRVLLSEYQGYAKLKPYQTKEIYGCKVDSKPYFEEVSWRPDWLLSDLIQLFHPDLKIAPLRYYQKLED; translated from the coding sequence ATGCGGCAGTTATTAGTATTTACCCTCTCCATTTTATTGTTTTTATCGTGTGGTAATCATCAAAAGCAAGTGGCTGATAAAAGCGAGAAAAGAGAGAAAGGAGAGAAAATAGAACTACAGTATGCTCGAAATATTACAATCGAACGTACGAAAGATTATGTGGTTGTACGTTTGTTGAATCCTTGGAAAGCGGGAACCGTTCTACATACTTACTACCTTATTGAACGCGGAAAGGATGTAAACATTCCTGACGACGGAACAAAAGTTGTCATTCCCCTTCGCAAGAGTGTTATCTTCACGACAGCCCATGCAAACCTTGTTGAGATGCTTCAGGCACAGAAAGCGATTGCTGGTGTTGCTGATTTGAAGTATATGATTATCCCTGATATTCAGAAACGCGCAAGAATAAAGGGTGGTATTGTTGACTGTGGTGATGCGATGAAGCCTGATGTAGAGCAAATTATAGATCTAAATGCAGATGCAATACTACTTTCTCCCTTTGAAAACAATGGTGGTTATGGTCGTTTAGAACAGATAGGAGTACCCATCATTGAATGTGCCGACTACATGGAACGTTCTGCTTTAGGGCGTGCTGAATGGATGAAGTTTTATGGTATTCTCTTTGGGCGGGAGCAAGAAGCCGACTCCTTATTTGCTATTGTTAAACAAAACTATAAGTCTTTAAGCCAAAAGGCAAGTCAAAGTAAGATTACTCGCAGTGTCTTACCTGACAGAAAAGTGGGTGCCGTGTGGTATCTACCGGGTGGCGAGAGCAGTGTGGGTTTACTATATAAAGATGCACATGGACGTTATGCTTATTCAAATGATAAGCATAGTGGAAGTCTTGCAATGCCTTTTGAAACAATCTTGGATAAGTTCGCACAAAGTGATTTTTGGATATTAAGTTATAATGGTAACTTCAATCGCCGAGTCTTATTGTCTGAATATCAAGGTTACGCAAAGCTAAAACCTTATCAAACAAAGGAAATATATGGCTGTAAGGTAGATAGTAAACCCTACTTTGAGGAGGTCAGCTGGCGTCCCGATTGGTTGCTCTCAGACTTGATTCAACTTTTCCATCCCGACTTGAAGATTGCCCCACTACGTTACTATCAGAAGTTAGAAGATTGA
- a CDS encoding iron ABC transporter permease yields MKRNILLFICLATSILLLFGLNLTTGSVQIPFADVLDILCDRFAGKESWEYIILENRLPQTLTAILCGASLSVCGLMLQTAFRNPLAGPDVFGISSGAGLGVALVMLLLGGTVSTSIFTVSGFLAILTAAFIGAIAVTALILFLSTLVRNSVLLLIVGIMVGYVSSSAVSLLNFFASEEGVKSYMVWGMGNFGGVSMNHIPLFSILCLIGIIASFLLVKPLNILLLGPQYAESLGISTRQIRNILLVVVGQLTAITTAFCGPISFIGLAIPHIARLLFRTENHQILLPGTVLSGAVIALLCNFICYLPGESGIIPLNAVTPLIGAPVIIYVIIQRR; encoded by the coding sequence ATGAAACGGAATATTCTTCTTTTTATATGCTTAGCAACAAGTATCCTACTTCTGTTTGGATTGAACCTTACAACAGGTTCTGTTCAGATACCCTTTGCTGATGTGTTGGATATTCTGTGTGATCGTTTTGCGGGAAAAGAAAGCTGGGAATATATTATTTTAGAGAACCGACTCCCTCAAACACTCACTGCCATACTCTGTGGAGCATCGTTGTCAGTTTGTGGTTTAATGCTTCAAACAGCCTTTCGCAATCCTTTAGCAGGTCCAGATGTATTTGGTATCAGTTCTGGTGCAGGGTTAGGTGTTGCCTTGGTGATGCTACTATTGGGTGGGACTGTCTCTACTTCTATCTTTACTGTTTCAGGCTTTCTTGCCATTCTTACCGCAGCTTTCATTGGAGCAATCGCCGTAACAGCACTCATCTTGTTCCTTTCCACTTTAGTGCGCAACAGTGTTTTATTACTGATAGTGGGTATCATGGTGGGATATGTTTCCTCTTCTGCTGTTTCTCTTTTGAATTTCTTTGCATCAGAAGAAGGTGTGAAAAGCTATATGGTATGGGGAATGGGTAATTTTGGAGGTGTATCAATGAATCATATCCCTCTGTTTTCTATTCTTTGTTTAATAGGTATTATTGCATCATTTCTATTGGTGAAGCCACTGAACATCCTACTCTTAGGACCACAATATGCAGAGAGTTTAGGGATTAGCACACGCCAGATTCGCAATATACTATTAGTAGTTGTAGGTCAGCTAACAGCCATCACAACCGCTTTCTGTGGTCCTATTTCATTTATCGGGTTAGCTATTCCACATATAGCCCGCCTCTTATTCCGTACTGAGAATCATCAGATACTTCTTCCAGGAACAGTGTTGAGCGGTGCTGTAATCGCTTTACTTTGCAACTTTATTTGTTATCTTCCTGGCGAATCAGGTATAATCCCACTTAATGCTGTCACCCCACTCATCGGTGCCCCTGTTATCATTTACGTAATTATTCAGCGTAGGTAA